From a region of the Mycolicibacterium sp. MU0050 genome:
- a CDS encoding 2-keto-4-pentenoate hydratase, protein MLDAKTRAELAADLAEAERSRVAIDPLTAGNPDIDVVDAYEIQLINIRQRVAEGAKVVGHKVGLSSEAMQKMMNVDEPDYGHLLDEMEVFEDVPVKTSTFLYPRVEVEVGFILADDLPGAGCTEDDVLAATAAFVPSIELIDTRIKNWQIKLCDTIADNASSAGWVLGKERVSPKDIDIKAIDAVLTCNGEVVAEGRSDAVLGNPVTAVAWLARKVDSFGVRLKAGDVVLPGSCTRAIDARPGDNFVADFAGLGSVRLTFE, encoded by the coding sequence ATGCTGGACGCCAAGACCCGTGCCGAGCTGGCCGCCGACCTGGCCGAGGCGGAGCGCAGCAGGGTCGCGATCGACCCGTTGACCGCCGGGAATCCCGATATCGACGTCGTCGATGCCTACGAGATCCAGCTGATCAACATCCGGCAGCGGGTCGCCGAGGGCGCCAAGGTCGTCGGCCACAAGGTGGGGCTGTCGAGCGAGGCCATGCAGAAGATGATGAACGTCGACGAGCCGGACTACGGACATCTGCTCGACGAGATGGAGGTCTTCGAGGACGTTCCGGTCAAGACGTCGACCTTCCTCTATCCGCGGGTGGAGGTCGAGGTCGGTTTCATCCTGGCCGACGACCTGCCGGGCGCGGGCTGCACCGAGGATGACGTGCTGGCCGCGACGGCGGCGTTCGTCCCGTCCATCGAGTTGATCGACACCCGGATCAAGAACTGGCAGATCAAGCTGTGCGACACCATCGCCGACAATGCGTCCTCGGCGGGCTGGGTGCTCGGCAAGGAACGGGTGTCGCCCAAGGACATCGACATCAAGGCCATCGACGCCGTCCTCACCTGTAACGGTGAGGTGGTGGCCGAGGGCCGCAGCGACGCGGTACTGGGAAATCCGGTGACCGCGGTCGCGTGGTTGGCGCGCAAGGTGGACAGTTTCGGGGTCCGACTCAAGGCCGGCGACGTGGTGTTGCCGGGGTCCTGCACCCGTGCGATAGATGCACGTCCGGGCGACAATTTCGTCGCGGACTTCGCTGGGTTAGGTTCAGTGCGACTGACTTTCGAATGA
- a CDS encoding acetaldehyde dehydrogenase (acetylating): MKASVAIVGSGNISTDLLYKLLRSDWLEPRWMVGIDPESEGLARARKLGLETSHEGVDWLLGLDEKPDLVFEATSAYVHREAAPRYEAAGIRAIDLTPAAVGPAVIPPANLHEHVTAPNVNMITCGGQATIPIVYAVSRVVEVPYAEIVASVASASAGPGTRANIDEFTKTTSKGVETIGGARRGKAIIILNPADPPMIMRDTIFCAIPEDADHAAITKSIKDVVAEVQTYVPGYRLLNEPQFDAPSVTSGGYATVTTFVEVEGAGDYLPPYAGNLDIMTAAATKVGEEIARELVSSEKEAAR; encoded by the coding sequence ATGAAAGCCTCGGTTGCGATAGTCGGGTCGGGCAACATCAGCACCGACCTGCTCTACAAGCTGCTGCGCTCGGATTGGCTCGAGCCGCGTTGGATGGTCGGCATCGACCCGGAGAGCGAGGGTCTGGCCCGCGCGCGCAAGCTCGGTCTGGAGACCAGCCACGAGGGCGTGGACTGGCTGCTCGGCCTCGACGAGAAACCCGACCTGGTGTTCGAGGCCACCAGCGCCTACGTCCACCGTGAGGCCGCCCCGCGCTATGAAGCGGCCGGCATCCGGGCCATCGATCTGACCCCGGCCGCCGTCGGCCCCGCCGTCATCCCGCCGGCCAACCTGCACGAACACGTCACGGCGCCGAACGTCAACATGATCACCTGCGGCGGTCAGGCCACCATCCCGATCGTGTACGCGGTGTCCCGCGTCGTGGAGGTGCCCTACGCCGAGATCGTCGCGTCGGTGGCCTCGGCCTCGGCCGGGCCGGGCACCCGCGCCAACATCGACGAGTTCACCAAGACCACCAGCAAGGGCGTCGAGACCATCGGCGGGGCCCGCCGCGGCAAGGCGATCATCATCCTCAACCCCGCCGACCCACCGATGATCATGCGCGACACCATCTTCTGCGCCATCCCCGAGGATGCCGATCACGCCGCGATCACCAAGTCCATCAAGGACGTGGTCGCCGAGGTCCAGACCTATGTCCCCGGCTACCGGCTGCTCAACGAACCGCAGTTCGACGCGCCGTCGGTGACCTCGGGCGGCTACGCGACCGTCACGACGTTCGTCGAGGTGGAGGGCGCCGGGGATTACCTGCCGCCGTACGCGGGCAACCTGGACATCATGACCGCCGCGGCCACCAAGGTCGGCGAGGAGATCGCGCGGGAATTGGTCTCGAGCGAGAAGGAAGCAGCACGATGA
- the dmpG gene encoding 4-hydroxy-2-oxovalerate aldolase yields MSDIFFNPVWDVRMTDTSLRDGSHHKRHQFTKDEVHGIVAALDAAGVPVIEVTHGDGLGGSSFNYGFSKTPEQELIKLAAETAKEAKIAFLMLPGVGTKDDIKEAQANGGSICRIATHCTEADVSIQHFGLARELGLETVGFLMMSHTISPEKLAEQARIMADAGCQCVYVVDSAGALVLEGVADRVSALVAELGDDAQVGFHGHENLGLGVANSVEAVRAGAKQIDGSCRRFGAGAGNAPVEALIGVFDKIGVKTGIDFFDIADAAEEVVAPAMPAECLLDRNALIMGYAGVYSSFLKHAIRQSERYGVPAHALLHRAGQRKLIGGQEDQLIDIALEIKREQEAASAG; encoded by the coding sequence ATGAGCGACATCTTCTTCAACCCCGTGTGGGACGTCCGGATGACCGACACCTCGCTGCGGGACGGGTCGCACCACAAGCGGCATCAATTCACCAAGGACGAGGTGCACGGCATCGTCGCCGCCCTGGACGCCGCGGGCGTCCCGGTCATCGAGGTCACCCACGGCGACGGGCTGGGCGGTTCCAGCTTCAACTACGGGTTCTCCAAGACCCCCGAACAGGAGTTGATCAAGCTCGCGGCCGAGACGGCCAAGGAGGCCAAGATCGCCTTCCTGATGCTGCCGGGGGTGGGCACCAAGGACGACATCAAGGAGGCGCAGGCCAACGGCGGTTCGATCTGCCGCATCGCCACCCATTGCACCGAAGCCGACGTCTCCATCCAGCACTTCGGGCTGGCCCGCGAACTCGGGTTGGAAACCGTCGGGTTCCTGATGATGAGCCACACCATCTCCCCGGAGAAGCTGGCCGAGCAGGCCCGGATCATGGCCGACGCGGGATGTCAGTGCGTCTACGTCGTCGACTCGGCCGGCGCGCTGGTGCTCGAGGGGGTGGCCGACCGGGTGTCGGCGCTGGTCGCGGAGTTGGGCGACGACGCGCAGGTCGGGTTCCACGGCCACGAGAACCTGGGGCTCGGCGTGGCCAACTCGGTGGAGGCGGTCCGGGCCGGCGCCAAGCAGATCGACGGCAGCTGCCGCCGGTTCGGTGCGGGTGCGGGTAACGCCCCGGTCGAGGCCCTGATCGGGGTCTTCGACAAGATCGGCGTCAAGACCGGGATCGACTTCTTCGACATCGCCGACGCCGCCGAAGAGGTGGTGGCCCCCGCGATGCCCGCCGAATGCCTGCTCGATCGCAATGCGCTGATCATGGGCTATGCGGGGGTCTACTCCAGCTTCCTCAAGCACGCCATCCGGCAGTCGGAACGCTACGGCGTCCCGGCGCATGCGTTGCTGCACCGGGCCGGCCAGCGCAAGCTGATCGGCGGGCAGGAAGACCAGCTGATCGACATCGCGCTGGAGATCAAGCGGGAGCAGGAGGCGGCCTCGGCCGGCTGA
- a CDS encoding DUF2505 domain-containing protein: MPRSCDFSVDSSASVEQIHWAFAERDYWLARLANFGGTASLEEFAVDADGVVTTIVANSLRPDGLPGPIAKVFPSQWRVEQREIWSPVSDGKVRGEIVSRSHGAPGSGSATAWLTPSRNGSLLKGRATLEFKVPLIGGKIETIMGKSLVQSIEALQDFTTDWIKQNA, translated from the coding sequence GTGCCACGGTCATGCGACTTCTCGGTGGACTCGTCGGCCAGTGTCGAGCAAATCCACTGGGCGTTTGCCGAACGCGACTACTGGCTGGCGAGGCTGGCGAATTTCGGCGGTACGGCCAGCCTCGAGGAGTTCGCTGTCGACGCCGACGGCGTCGTGACCACGATCGTGGCCAACAGCTTGCGGCCCGACGGCCTGCCGGGACCCATCGCCAAGGTGTTCCCCAGCCAGTGGCGGGTCGAGCAACGGGAGATCTGGAGCCCCGTCAGCGACGGGAAGGTCCGCGGCGAGATCGTCTCGAGGTCCCACGGGGCTCCCGGTTCCGGCTCCGCCACGGCATGGCTGACGCCAAGCCGCAACGGCTCGCTTCTCAAGGGGCGGGCCACCCTGGAGTTCAAGGTCCCGCTGATCGGCGGCAAGATCGAGACCATCATGGGGAAGTCCCTGGTCCAGAGCATCGAAGCGCTCCAGGACTTCACCACCGACTGGATCAAACAGAACGCCTGA
- a CDS encoding MbtH family protein codes for MSVNPFDDDDGSFYVLINDEEQHSLWPTFAEVPAGWRVVHGEAGRAECLDFIEQNWPDIRPKSLRDRLAKS; via the coding sequence GTGAGTGTGAATCCATTCGACGATGACGACGGCAGCTTTTACGTCTTGATCAATGACGAAGAGCAGCACAGTCTTTGGCCGACCTTCGCCGAAGTACCCGCCGGCTGGCGGGTGGTGCACGGCGAGGCCGGCCGGGCCGAATGCCTGGACTTCATCGAACAGAACTGGCCTGATATCCGGCCGAAGAGCCTGCGCGACAGGCTGGCCAAGAGCTAG